One Cygnus atratus isolate AKBS03 ecotype Queensland, Australia chromosome 6, CAtr_DNAZoo_HiC_assembly, whole genome shotgun sequence DNA segment encodes these proteins:
- the DCAF17 gene encoding DDB1- and CUL4-associated factor 17 isoform X1: protein MSVMHASSFISENTTFKNVWTTHSASPIAYERGRIYLDNYQCCISSIAQEPRILYQKPKCSKSEKIEDALLLECPLGEMLPNPLDYKSSLIVLTAQNWLLRLSADSGEILEKIYLAGSGCKFRYLSWDTPQEVMVIKSAQNKLPAASRQAGIQQSVLFHLAVFQVIPLSFIGMLEISKKIFGTSVTDVDVSNGILIIMYSMGLVRLYSFQAITEQFMEQPFDLGCEFSWNGQVGVVGKYPFGLPCNIKITDTPPLLFEASSLENAFQIGGYPWHYIITPNKKKHKGVFYICSLKDNALAKNGIQDMKCCSLEPDWIYFHPDMSGRIIHVGPNLIKVLKLKEVESKTDQTEISEDFIIVANREENCVNSSVTVTASGRVVKKRYNLLDDDPEQETFKIVDYEDELDLLSTVAVTQIGADGRAHLDLHCNEQGILLKSIPLLESWDVTYSHEVYFDRDIVLHIEQKPNRRFSCYVYQMVCDTAKEDECSRHEKPERVFCKKGGRIFEYI, encoded by the exons ATGTCTGTGATGCATGCAAGTAGCTTTATCAGT GAAAATACTACATTCAAGAATGTTTGGACAACTCATTCTGCATCTCCTATTGCTTACGAAAGAGGAAGAATTTACTTAGACAACTACCAGTGCTGTATTAGCAG CATTGCCCAAGAGCCAAGAATACTTTATCAAAAGCCGAAGTGTTCTAAGtcagaaaaaatagaagatgCTTTATTATTGGAATGCCCACTG GGGGAAATGCTTCCAAATCCATTAGACTATAAATCTTCCCTTATAGTCTTGACAGCACAGAACTGGCTTCTGCGTCTCTCTGCTGACAGTGgggaaatactggaaaaaatataccTTGCGGGCTCTGGCTGCAAATTCAG GTACCTCAGCTGGGATACTCCTCAAGAGGTAATGGTTATAAAGTCAGCTCAGAATAAGCTGCCTGCAGCATCACGGCAG GCAGGCATCCAACAGTCTGTACTATTCCATCTTGCTGTATTCCAAGTAATACCTCTTTCATTTATTGGAATGCtagaaataagcaaaaag atATTTGGTACTAGTGTTACAGATGTTGATGTTTCTAATGGAATCCTGATTATAATGTACAGCATGGGTCTGGTCAGGCTCTATAGCTTCCAGGCCATCACTGAACAG TTCATGGAACAGCCGTTTGATTTGGGATGTGAATTCAGCTGGAATGGTCAAGTGGGAGTTGTAGGAAAGTATCCATTTGGTCTTCCGtgtaacattaaaataacag ATACCCCACCTTTGCTATTTGAAGCATCTTCTCTGGAGAATGCATTTCAAATTGGAGGTTACCCTTGGCATTATATCATCACAcctaacaagaaaaaacacaaaggagtCTTCTATATTTGTTCTCTGAAAGACAATGCTTTG gCAAAAAATGGCATACAGGATATGAAATGCTGTTCACTGGAACCTGATTGGATATATTTCCATCCAGATATGTCGGGCAGAATAATCCATGTGGGACCAAATTTGATAAA AGTCTTGAAGCTTAAGGAAGTTGAAAGTAAAACAGAccaaacagaaatttcagaagactTTATAATTGTGGccaacagagaagaaaactgt gtGAACAGCTCTGTTACTGTAACAGCTTCTGGTCGAGTGGTGAAAAAGCGTTATAACTTGCTGGATGATGACCCAGAACAAGAG acaTTCAAAATTGTGGACTATGAAGATGAATTGGATTTGTTATCCACTGTGGCAGTTACTCAAATAGGAGCTGATGGAAGAGCTCACCTTGACTTACACTGTAATGAGCAGGGGATTCTACTTAAGAGTATTCCATTACTGGAATCCTGGGATGTG actTACAGTCACGAAGTTTACTTTGATAGAGACATTGTGTTACACATAGAACAGAAGCCTAACAGGAGGTTCAGCTGTTACGTTTACCAAATGGTCTGTGATACTGCAAAAGAAGATGAATGCTCACGCCATGAAAAACCAGAAAGAGTGTTTTgtaaaaaaggagggagaatttttgaatatatttaa
- the DCAF17 gene encoding DDB1- and CUL4-associated factor 17 isoform X3, with product MCPAGGRRAAPRAPNACRLLDRRAHGFYARDAGVALRKNMGLLRSLICQENTTFKNVWTTHSASPIAYERGRIYLDNYQCCISSIAQEPRILYQKPKCSKSEKIEDALLLECPLGEMLPNPLDYKSSLIVLTAQNWLLRLSADSGEILEKIYLAGSGCKFRYLSWDTPQEVMVIKSAQNKLPAASRQAGIQQSVLFHLAVFQVIPLSFIGMLEISKKIFGTSVTDVDVSNGILIIMYSMGLVRLYSFQAITEQFMEQPFDLGCEFSWNGQVGVVGKYPFGLPCNIKITDTPPLLFEASSLENAFQIGGYPWHYIITPNKKKHKGVFYICSLKDNALAKNGIQDMKCCSLEPDWIYFHPDMSGRIIHVGPNLIKVLKLKEVESKTDQTEISEDFIIVANREENCVNSSVTVTASGRVVKKRYNLLDDDPEQETFKIVDYEDELDLLSTVAVTQIGADGRAHLDLHCNEQGILLKSIPLLESWDVTYSHEVYFDRDIVLHIEQKPNRRFSCYVYQMVCDTAKEDECSRHEKPERVFCKKGGRIFEYI from the exons ATGTGCCCTGCCGGCGGTAGGAGGGCCGCCCCCCGGGCTCCCAACGCCTGCCGCCTGCTGGACCGCAGGGCCCACGGCTTCTACGCCAGGGATGCGGGTGTCGCCCTCAGGAAGAACATGGGGCTGCTCAGGAGCCTGATCTGCCAG GAAAATACTACATTCAAGAATGTTTGGACAACTCATTCTGCATCTCCTATTGCTTACGAAAGAGGAAGAATTTACTTAGACAACTACCAGTGCTGTATTAGCAG CATTGCCCAAGAGCCAAGAATACTTTATCAAAAGCCGAAGTGTTCTAAGtcagaaaaaatagaagatgCTTTATTATTGGAATGCCCACTG GGGGAAATGCTTCCAAATCCATTAGACTATAAATCTTCCCTTATAGTCTTGACAGCACAGAACTGGCTTCTGCGTCTCTCTGCTGACAGTGgggaaatactggaaaaaatataccTTGCGGGCTCTGGCTGCAAATTCAG GTACCTCAGCTGGGATACTCCTCAAGAGGTAATGGTTATAAAGTCAGCTCAGAATAAGCTGCCTGCAGCATCACGGCAG GCAGGCATCCAACAGTCTGTACTATTCCATCTTGCTGTATTCCAAGTAATACCTCTTTCATTTATTGGAATGCtagaaataagcaaaaag atATTTGGTACTAGTGTTACAGATGTTGATGTTTCTAATGGAATCCTGATTATAATGTACAGCATGGGTCTGGTCAGGCTCTATAGCTTCCAGGCCATCACTGAACAG TTCATGGAACAGCCGTTTGATTTGGGATGTGAATTCAGCTGGAATGGTCAAGTGGGAGTTGTAGGAAAGTATCCATTTGGTCTTCCGtgtaacattaaaataacag ATACCCCACCTTTGCTATTTGAAGCATCTTCTCTGGAGAATGCATTTCAAATTGGAGGTTACCCTTGGCATTATATCATCACAcctaacaagaaaaaacacaaaggagtCTTCTATATTTGTTCTCTGAAAGACAATGCTTTG gCAAAAAATGGCATACAGGATATGAAATGCTGTTCACTGGAACCTGATTGGATATATTTCCATCCAGATATGTCGGGCAGAATAATCCATGTGGGACCAAATTTGATAAA AGTCTTGAAGCTTAAGGAAGTTGAAAGTAAAACAGAccaaacagaaatttcagaagactTTATAATTGTGGccaacagagaagaaaactgt gtGAACAGCTCTGTTACTGTAACAGCTTCTGGTCGAGTGGTGAAAAAGCGTTATAACTTGCTGGATGATGACCCAGAACAAGAG acaTTCAAAATTGTGGACTATGAAGATGAATTGGATTTGTTATCCACTGTGGCAGTTACTCAAATAGGAGCTGATGGAAGAGCTCACCTTGACTTACACTGTAATGAGCAGGGGATTCTACTTAAGAGTATTCCATTACTGGAATCCTGGGATGTG actTACAGTCACGAAGTTTACTTTGATAGAGACATTGTGTTACACATAGAACAGAAGCCTAACAGGAGGTTCAGCTGTTACGTTTACCAAATGGTCTGTGATACTGCAAAAGAAGATGAATGCTCACGCCATGAAAAACCAGAAAGAGTGTTTTgtaaaaaaggagggagaatttttgaatatatttaa
- the DCAF17 gene encoding DDB1- and CUL4-associated factor 17 isoform X2: MCPAGGRRAAPRAPNACRLLDRRAHGFYARDAGVALRKNMGLLRSLICQENTTFKNVWTTHSASPIAYERGRIYLDNYQCCISSIAQEPRILYQKPKCSKSEKIEDALLLECPLGEMLPNPLDYKSSLIVLTAQNWLLRLSADSGEILEKIYLAGSGCKFRYLSWDTPQEVMVIKSAQNKLPAASRQAGIQQSVLFHLAVFQVIPLSFIGMLEISKKIFGTSVTDVDVSNGILIIMYSMGLVRLYSFQAITEQFMEQPFDLGCEFSWNGQVGVVGKYPFGLPCNIKITDTPPLLFEASSLENAFQIGGYPWHYIITPNKKKHKGVFYICSLKDNALAKNGIQDMKCCSLEPDWIYFHPDMSGRIIHVGPNLIKVLKLKEVESKTDQTEISEDFIIVANREENCVNSSVTVTASGRVVKKRYNLLDDDPEQETFKIVDYEDELDLLSTVAVTQIGADGRAHLDLHCNEQGILLKSIPLLESWDV; encoded by the exons ATGTGCCCTGCCGGCGGTAGGAGGGCCGCCCCCCGGGCTCCCAACGCCTGCCGCCTGCTGGACCGCAGGGCCCACGGCTTCTACGCCAGGGATGCGGGTGTCGCCCTCAGGAAGAACATGGGGCTGCTCAGGAGCCTGATCTGCCAG GAAAATACTACATTCAAGAATGTTTGGACAACTCATTCTGCATCTCCTATTGCTTACGAAAGAGGAAGAATTTACTTAGACAACTACCAGTGCTGTATTAGCAG CATTGCCCAAGAGCCAAGAATACTTTATCAAAAGCCGAAGTGTTCTAAGtcagaaaaaatagaagatgCTTTATTATTGGAATGCCCACTG GGGGAAATGCTTCCAAATCCATTAGACTATAAATCTTCCCTTATAGTCTTGACAGCACAGAACTGGCTTCTGCGTCTCTCTGCTGACAGTGgggaaatactggaaaaaatataccTTGCGGGCTCTGGCTGCAAATTCAG GTACCTCAGCTGGGATACTCCTCAAGAGGTAATGGTTATAAAGTCAGCTCAGAATAAGCTGCCTGCAGCATCACGGCAG GCAGGCATCCAACAGTCTGTACTATTCCATCTTGCTGTATTCCAAGTAATACCTCTTTCATTTATTGGAATGCtagaaataagcaaaaag atATTTGGTACTAGTGTTACAGATGTTGATGTTTCTAATGGAATCCTGATTATAATGTACAGCATGGGTCTGGTCAGGCTCTATAGCTTCCAGGCCATCACTGAACAG TTCATGGAACAGCCGTTTGATTTGGGATGTGAATTCAGCTGGAATGGTCAAGTGGGAGTTGTAGGAAAGTATCCATTTGGTCTTCCGtgtaacattaaaataacag ATACCCCACCTTTGCTATTTGAAGCATCTTCTCTGGAGAATGCATTTCAAATTGGAGGTTACCCTTGGCATTATATCATCACAcctaacaagaaaaaacacaaaggagtCTTCTATATTTGTTCTCTGAAAGACAATGCTTTG gCAAAAAATGGCATACAGGATATGAAATGCTGTTCACTGGAACCTGATTGGATATATTTCCATCCAGATATGTCGGGCAGAATAATCCATGTGGGACCAAATTTGATAAA AGTCTTGAAGCTTAAGGAAGTTGAAAGTAAAACAGAccaaacagaaatttcagaagactTTATAATTGTGGccaacagagaagaaaactgt gtGAACAGCTCTGTTACTGTAACAGCTTCTGGTCGAGTGGTGAAAAAGCGTTATAACTTGCTGGATGATGACCCAGAACAAGAG acaTTCAAAATTGTGGACTATGAAGATGAATTGGATTTGTTATCCACTGTGGCAGTTACTCAAATAGGAGCTGATGGAAGAGCTCACCTTGACTTACACTGTAATGAGCAGGGGATTCTACTTAAGAGTATTCCATTACTGGAATCCTGGGATGTG